A stretch of Microbacterium sp. 4R-513 DNA encodes these proteins:
- the panB gene encoding 3-methyl-2-oxobutanoate hydroxymethyltransferase, which yields MSARPAAGARPPVTLAALAAQKARHEPIVMVTAYDYPSAQIAEAAGVDIVLVGDSGAMTVLGYDSTVPITVDEMLVLTSAVRRGLSTPLLVADLPFGSYEVSDEQAVATAQRFVKETGCDAVKIERGGTTVDRARAIVAAGIPVMGHVGLTPQTAVAIGGYRSQGRTAEDALAVARSAFALQDAGCFAVVFEAIPGEVTDAVMPRLQIPVIGIGAGAATDGQVLVFHDLLGIYDGHPARFVKRYADLRSAMIEGVSAYAAEVRSGAYPQPQHGYGMAEHEAAHLRELLDEEP from the coding sequence GTGAGCGCCCGTCCCGCCGCGGGCGCGCGCCCGCCGGTCACGCTCGCGGCTCTCGCCGCGCAGAAGGCCCGGCACGAGCCGATCGTCATGGTGACCGCGTACGACTACCCGAGCGCGCAGATCGCCGAGGCGGCGGGCGTCGACATCGTGCTCGTCGGCGACTCGGGGGCCATGACCGTGCTCGGGTACGACAGCACCGTGCCGATCACGGTCGATGAGATGCTCGTGCTGACCTCAGCCGTCCGCCGCGGGCTGTCCACGCCGCTCCTCGTCGCCGATCTGCCGTTCGGCTCCTACGAGGTCTCCGACGAGCAGGCCGTCGCGACCGCCCAGCGCTTCGTCAAGGAGACGGGCTGCGATGCGGTCAAGATCGAGCGCGGGGGAACGACCGTCGATCGCGCGCGCGCCATCGTCGCCGCCGGCATCCCCGTCATGGGACACGTCGGACTGACGCCGCAAACGGCCGTGGCGATCGGCGGCTACCGCTCCCAGGGCCGCACGGCCGAAGACGCGCTCGCCGTGGCCCGCAGCGCGTTCGCCCTGCAGGACGCCGGCTGCTTCGCCGTCGTCTTCGAGGCGATCCCCGGCGAGGTGACGGATGCTGTCATGCCGCGGCTTCAGATCCCCGTCATCGGCATCGGCGCCGGCGCCGCGACGGACGGCCAGGTGCTCGTGTTCCACGATCTTCTCGGGATCTACGACGGACACCCCGCACGGTTCGTGAAGCGCTATGCCGACCTCCGCTCGGCCATGATCGAGGGCGTCAGCGCCTATGCCGCTGAGGTGCGCTCGGGCGCCTACCCGCAGCCGCAGCACGGGTACGGGATGGCGGAGCATGAGGCCGCACACCTTCGCGAACTCCTCGACGAGGAGCCCTGA
- the panD gene encoding aspartate 1-decarboxylase produces the protein MRRTMLKSKIHRATVTGSDLNYVGSITIDPDLLEASDILEHEQVHVVDVDNGARFETYTIAGVRGTGEIRVNGAAARLVHHGDTIIVISYAEYDAAELEKYAPVVVHVDRSNAIIDVDAAVAELRFAGVPT, from the coding sequence ATGCGACGGACCATGCTGAAGTCCAAGATCCACCGTGCCACCGTGACCGGCAGCGACCTGAACTACGTCGGCTCGATCACGATCGACCCCGACCTGCTCGAGGCGTCCGACATCCTCGAACACGAGCAGGTGCACGTGGTCGACGTCGACAACGGCGCACGCTTCGAGACGTACACGATCGCGGGCGTCAGGGGCACGGGCGAGATCCGGGTCAACGGCGCCGCCGCGCGCCTCGTCCACCACGGCGACACGATCATCGTCATCTCGTACGCCGAGTACGACGCGGCGGAGCTCGAGAAGTACGCGCCGGTGGTGGTTCACGTCGACCGCAGCAACGCGATCATCGACGTCGATGCGGCGGTCGCGGAACTGCGCTTCGCGGGGGTGCCGACGTGA
- the panC gene encoding pantoate--beta-alanine ligase: MRIMRTIADVRAAVGEARDSGSTVGLVPTMGAFHEGHLSLMRRARAENDLVVVSVFVNPTQFGVGEDLSTYPRDEQRDAALAREADIDILFAPPLTEVYPRGFATTIHVAGVTEVLDGASRGPHHFDGVATVVTKLFQIVAPDTAYFGQKDAQQVLVVRRLVRDLDMPVRIVACPIVREPDGLAMSSRNVYLDQDARRRATALNRALDAAEALVAAGRKDRDAVIAVARAELEASAIQPEYVELRSTDDLRELDRIDSTALLLVAARVGAARLIDNRTLEVSP; encoded by the coding sequence GTGAGGATCATGCGCACGATCGCCGACGTGCGCGCCGCCGTCGGCGAGGCCCGCGACAGCGGGAGCACGGTGGGCCTCGTCCCGACGATGGGGGCCTTCCACGAAGGCCATCTGTCGCTCATGCGGCGCGCCCGCGCCGAGAACGACCTCGTGGTCGTCTCGGTCTTCGTCAACCCGACGCAGTTCGGCGTCGGCGAAGACCTCTCGACCTACCCGCGCGACGAGCAGCGCGACGCCGCGCTCGCGCGCGAGGCGGACATCGACATCCTGTTCGCGCCACCCCTGACGGAGGTCTACCCGCGGGGGTTCGCGACGACGATCCACGTGGCCGGCGTGACGGAAGTGCTCGACGGTGCGAGCCGCGGCCCTCACCACTTCGACGGAGTGGCCACCGTCGTGACCAAGCTCTTCCAGATCGTCGCGCCAGACACCGCCTACTTCGGCCAGAAGGATGCGCAGCAGGTGCTCGTGGTCCGACGCCTCGTGCGGGATCTCGACATGCCTGTGCGGATCGTCGCCTGCCCGATCGTGCGCGAGCCGGACGGTCTCGCCATGAGCTCCCGCAACGTCTACCTCGACCAGGACGCGCGCCGGCGCGCCACTGCGCTGAACCGCGCACTGGACGCCGCGGAAGCGCTCGTCGCGGCAGGGCGCAAGGATCGGGATGCCGTCATCGCGGTCGCACGCGCCGAGCTCGAGGCATCCGCGATCCAGCCCGAGTACGTCGAATTGCGATCGACCGACGATCTGCGCGAACTCGACCGCATCGACTCGACGGCGCTCCTCCTCGTCGCCGCCCGGGTCGGCGCGGCACGGCTCATCGACAACCGGACCCTGGAGGTGTCGCCCTGA
- a CDS encoding Rossmann-like and DUF2520 domain-containing protein → MTPSPAPLRHAEAAVAVVGGGQLGSALSRALREAGVRVDGPLGRGEDAASVDVVLLCVPDSEIAAAVRAHARDGRQIGHTSGATEVAQSGADFGLHPLQTFLGGEGLEAFDGIGCAIAGRTPAALATARRLASALGAIPFEIADDARPAYHAAASIASNYLVTLQAAAEQIAAGAGLSRGDARALLAPLVRSTVENWAAHGPASALTGPIARGDEATVARQRAAVAGHAAELLPLFDVLADRTRVLAATRETAP, encoded by the coding sequence ATGACTCCCTCCCCCGCCCCGCTCCGTCACGCCGAAGCTGCCGTGGCCGTCGTCGGCGGCGGTCAACTCGGAAGTGCCCTGTCTCGCGCTCTGCGCGAGGCCGGCGTCCGCGTCGACGGCCCGCTCGGGCGCGGTGAGGACGCGGCATCCGTCGATGTGGTGCTTCTGTGCGTGCCCGATTCCGAGATCGCGGCAGCCGTCCGCGCGCACGCGCGAGACGGCCGGCAGATCGGGCACACCTCGGGTGCGACGGAGGTGGCGCAGTCCGGTGCCGATTTCGGCCTGCACCCGCTGCAGACGTTCCTCGGCGGCGAAGGGCTCGAGGCCTTCGACGGGATCGGCTGTGCGATCGCCGGGCGGACTCCGGCCGCGCTCGCCACCGCACGCCGACTGGCCTCGGCCCTCGGCGCGATTCCCTTCGAGATCGCCGACGACGCCCGGCCCGCGTACCACGCGGCGGCGTCGATCGCGTCCAACTACCTCGTCACGCTCCAGGCCGCGGCCGAGCAGATCGCGGCCGGGGCGGGGCTCTCCCGAGGCGACGCCCGCGCGCTCCTGGCGCCACTCGTCCGCAGCACCGTCGAGAACTGGGCCGCGCACGGACCCGCATCCGCCCTCACGGGCCCGATCGCGCGCGGCGACGAAGCGACCGTCGCACGGCAGCGTGCGGCCGTCGCGGGCCACGCCGCCGAGCTCCTCCCCCTGTTTGACGTGCTCGCGGACCGCACCCGCGTTCTGGCGGCGACGAGAGAGACCGCCCCGTGA
- a CDS encoding DNA polymerase IV encodes MEAVRPWVLHVDLDQFIAAVEVLRHPELAGRPVIVGGRGDPTERAVVSTASYEAREFGVGSGMPLRIAARKVPDAVILPVDAEAYREASDEVMAELRAQPGAVVQVLGWDEAFVGVSTDDPEASAREIQRSVLARTRLHCSVGIGDTLVRAKIATGFGKPRGVFRLTRENWLEVMGARPTVELWGVGTKVSRRLAGLGIHTVDELAHADEGPLIGEFGPKMGLWYAQLGRGDGSAVVDDTPWVARGHGRETTFQQDIAEPEQIERAALELFDQVLADVRAEGRPVVGLGLKVRYAPFLTKTFTKKIPTTSDRDEILAKTMELVARIEPGRPLRLLGVRLEMAMPDDARGDHTPTRSGW; translated from the coding sequence ATGGAGGCCGTGCGACCGTGGGTGCTGCACGTCGACCTCGACCAGTTCATCGCGGCGGTCGAAGTGCTGCGGCATCCCGAGCTCGCGGGCCGGCCGGTCATCGTCGGCGGACGCGGAGACCCGACCGAGCGGGCGGTCGTCTCGACCGCCTCCTACGAGGCGCGGGAGTTCGGCGTGGGGTCCGGGATGCCGCTGCGCATCGCCGCTCGCAAGGTGCCCGACGCCGTCATCCTCCCCGTCGACGCCGAGGCGTACCGCGAAGCGTCCGACGAGGTGATGGCCGAGCTCCGCGCCCAGCCCGGAGCCGTCGTGCAGGTGCTCGGGTGGGACGAGGCGTTCGTCGGCGTGAGCACCGACGACCCCGAGGCCTCCGCACGCGAGATCCAGCGATCCGTCCTGGCGCGCACCCGCCTGCACTGCAGCGTCGGCATCGGCGACACCCTCGTGCGGGCGAAGATCGCGACCGGGTTCGGCAAGCCGCGCGGCGTCTTCCGCCTGACCCGCGAGAACTGGCTCGAAGTCATGGGCGCCCGCCCGACGGTCGAGCTGTGGGGCGTCGGCACCAAGGTGTCGCGGCGGTTGGCGGGTCTCGGCATCCACACCGTCGACGAGCTCGCTCACGCCGACGAGGGTCCTCTCATCGGCGAGTTCGGCCCCAAGATGGGACTCTGGTACGCGCAGCTCGGCCGCGGCGACGGGTCGGCGGTCGTCGACGACACCCCCTGGGTCGCGCGCGGTCACGGCCGTGAGACGACGTTCCAGCAGGACATCGCCGAGCCCGAGCAGATCGAGCGGGCGGCGCTCGAGCTCTTCGACCAGGTGCTCGCCGACGTCCGGGCCGAGGGCCGGCCCGTGGTCGGGCTGGGGCTCAAGGTGCGCTACGCGCCCTTCCTGACCAAGACCTTCACCAAGAAGATCCCCACGACGAGCGATCGCGACGAGATCCTCGCCAAGACGATGGAGCTCGTCGCCAGGATCGAGCCGGGGCGGCCGCTGCGGCTGCTCGGCGTGCGGCTCGAGATGGCGATGCCCGACGATGCGCGGGGCGATCACACGCCGACCCGCAGCGGCTGGTGA